From the genome of Effusibacillus lacus, one region includes:
- a CDS encoding pirin family protein — MKERGIRRKKTVQYQRNSPIHRNGFVLEPGNWKEYDPFLALMEDFFQKGTFDYHPHRGIETVTYVIDGTLEHFDNKAGEGTLEPGDVQWMTAGRGVIHKEDPAPGSTVHSLQLWINLPKSKKMTEPRYQNLKSKDMPVRKEDGATVRVFSGSSKGTHAPTLNHVPVTMVEIELEPETSVSQDLPGNYNGFLYILEGSGTFGIDGTEGRAGQVLFLSSVDGDSESEIVMTAKEKLRVLMYAGEPVNEPVVSYGPFVMNTQEEIRQAILDYQMGRFDE, encoded by the coding sequence ATGAAAGAACGAGGTATTCGACGCAAGAAAACTGTACAATATCAAAGAAACAGCCCGATTCATCGCAACGGGTTTGTATTGGAACCTGGCAATTGGAAAGAGTACGACCCTTTTTTAGCATTGATGGAAGATTTCTTCCAAAAAGGAACTTTCGATTATCACCCGCATCGCGGTATCGAGACAGTCACGTATGTGATCGACGGCACGCTTGAGCATTTCGACAATAAAGCGGGAGAAGGAACACTGGAACCGGGGGATGTGCAGTGGATGACCGCTGGAAGAGGTGTCATTCACAAGGAAGATCCGGCGCCCGGTTCCACCGTTCACAGCTTGCAATTGTGGATCAACTTGCCAAAATCGAAGAAAATGACCGAGCCGCGATATCAAAATTTGAAAAGTAAAGACATGCCCGTTCGAAAAGAAGATGGAGCAACCGTTCGTGTCTTTTCAGGATCTTCGAAAGGCACACACGCTCCGACACTCAATCATGTGCCGGTAACCATGGTAGAAATTGAATTGGAACCGGAGACAAGTGTGTCGCAAGATTTGCCCGGAAATTACAACGGCTTTCTATATATTCTTGAAGGAAGCGGAACCTTTGGTATCGACGGAACCGAAGGACGTGCCGGACAAGTGTTGTTTTTAAGCTCTGTGGATGGAGATTCGGAGAGCGAAATCGTAATGACCGCCAAGGAAAAACTTCGCGTTCTAATGTACGCGGGCGAACCCGTGAACGAACCCGTTGTTTCGTACGGACCGTTTGTGATGAACACGCAAGAAGAAATTCGGCAAGCAATTTTGGATTATCAAATGGGAAGATTCGATGAGTAA